The following are encoded in a window of Ranitomeya variabilis isolate aRanVar5 chromosome 8, aRanVar5.hap1, whole genome shotgun sequence genomic DNA:
- the PDE6H gene encoding retinal cone rhodopsin-sensitive cGMP 3',5'-cyclic phosphodiesterase subunit gamma, whose protein sequence is MNSSSPASSALAPANSNNTGPTTPRKGPPKFKQRQTRQFKSKPPKKGIKGFGDDIPGMEGLGTDITVICPWEAFSHLELHELAQFGII, encoded by the exons ATGAATTCCAGCTCACCAGCATCCAGCGCCTTGGCCCCTGCAAACAGCAATAATACTGGGCCCACCACACCTCGTAAGGGACCCCCCAAATTCAAACAGAGGCAGACCCGTCAGTTCAAGAGCAAACCACCAAAGAAAGGAATAAAAGG GTTCGGAGATGATATTCCTGGAATGGAAGGACTCGGAACAG ACATCACTGTCATCTGCCCATGGGAGGCCTTCAGTCACCTGGAGCTACACGAGCTCGCTCAGTTTGGTATCATCTAA